A DNA window from Amycolatopsis sp. DSM 110486 contains the following coding sequences:
- a CDS encoding LacI family DNA-binding transcriptional regulator → MGRVGIRELAAELGMSISTVSRAMNSRGEVSDATRERVRSAAERLGYQPNQSGRTLRRGETGTVALVMQTNTARTAMGETFYFSVCDGLQQELAKRSMDLVLLPVGPAKDPYRYLVNAVDRHIADAYVISNTHRVDRRVELLTERGVPFVALGRGGPEGHAWLDLDFEGVAAETVERLVAAGHTRIALAYDDGDVNSTWEYTRGCRQALAAHGLEPAAEIRLPDTPEGGGLLAERLLAMAPAPTAVMLAQETLALGLYRRFAEAGVRPGADLAVVGFRKNPVCDYLVPSLTTFAVSLEAYGRRLGEIVLARVASAKDPVQEVWPMTISPGDSDTAPPRVAERLG, encoded by the coding sequence ATGGGCCGGGTCGGGATCCGGGAGCTGGCGGCCGAGCTCGGCATGTCGATCAGCACCGTGTCGCGCGCGATGAACTCCCGCGGCGAGGTCAGCGACGCCACGCGCGAGCGCGTCCGCTCGGCCGCGGAGCGCCTCGGCTACCAGCCGAACCAGTCCGGCCGCACGCTGCGCCGCGGCGAGACCGGCACGGTCGCGCTCGTGATGCAGACCAACACCGCGCGCACCGCGATGGGCGAGACGTTCTACTTCAGCGTCTGCGACGGCCTGCAGCAGGAGCTCGCGAAACGCTCGATGGACCTGGTGCTGCTGCCGGTCGGGCCGGCCAAGGACCCCTACCGGTACCTGGTCAACGCCGTCGACCGGCACATCGCCGACGCGTACGTCATCTCCAACACCCACCGCGTCGACCGGCGGGTGGAGCTGCTCACCGAGCGCGGCGTGCCGTTCGTGGCGCTCGGCCGCGGCGGACCCGAGGGTCACGCGTGGCTCGACCTGGACTTCGAGGGCGTCGCGGCGGAGACGGTGGAGCGGCTCGTGGCCGCCGGGCACACGCGGATCGCGCTGGCCTACGACGACGGAGACGTCAACAGCACCTGGGAGTACACCCGCGGCTGCCGGCAGGCGCTGGCCGCGCACGGGCTCGAGCCCGCCGCCGAGATCCGCCTGCCCGACACGCCCGAGGGCGGCGGGCTGCTCGCCGAACGCCTGCTGGCGATGGCGCCGGCGCCGACGGCCGTGATGCTGGCGCAGGAGACACTCGCGCTCGGGCTCTACCGGCGCTTCGCCGAGGCCGGTGTGCGGCCGGGCGCGGACCTGGCCGTGGTGGGGTTCCGCAAGAACCCGGTGTGCGATTACCTCGTGCCGTCGCTGACCACGTTCGCGGTCTCACTGGAGGCGTACGGGCGGCGGCTCGGCGAGATCGTGCTCGCCCGCGTCGCCTCGGCGAAGGACCCGGTGCAGGAGGTCTGGCCGATGACGATCTCTCCCGGCGACAGCGACACCGCTCCCCCGCGCGTCGCCGAACGGCTGGGCTGA
- a CDS encoding 4-oxalomesaconate tautomerase, protein MNAVPCLLMRGGTSKGAYFRAEDLPADAAERDDLLLRIMGSPDPRQIDGIGGAHPLTSKVAVVSPSTTPGADVDYLFLQLGVAEATVTDRQNCGNLLAGVGPFAVERGLVPAGDGETTVRIRMVNSDSTAVARFPTPGGVVDYMGDTAISGVPGTAAPVVLDFADTAGSTGHGLLPTGHLVDTVDGVPVTCVDNGMPVVVARAADFGLTGYETPEQLKADTALRDRIQSLRLRAAELMGLGDVRDSSVPKTTLVAPPVDGGTICTRTFIPLEPHTSIGVLGAVSVATALLLDGAVGHELAKLPGTSRIDVEHPTGHLQVEVEVDPGETPPRVRRSGVVRTARKLFDGTVFPR, encoded by the coding sequence ATGAACGCCGTCCCCTGCCTGCTGATGCGCGGCGGCACGTCCAAGGGCGCGTACTTCCGCGCCGAGGACCTGCCCGCCGACGCGGCGGAGCGCGACGACCTGCTGCTGCGCATCATGGGCAGTCCCGACCCGCGCCAGATCGACGGCATCGGCGGCGCCCACCCGCTCACCAGCAAGGTGGCCGTGGTGTCGCCGAGCACGACGCCCGGCGCGGACGTCGACTACCTGTTCCTGCAGCTCGGCGTGGCCGAGGCGACCGTGACCGACCGGCAGAACTGCGGCAACCTGCTCGCGGGCGTCGGCCCGTTCGCGGTGGAACGTGGCCTCGTGCCGGCCGGCGACGGCGAGACGACCGTGCGGATCCGGATGGTCAACTCGGACAGCACCGCCGTCGCCCGCTTCCCCACTCCCGGCGGGGTCGTCGACTACATGGGTGACACGGCGATCTCCGGCGTGCCCGGTACCGCGGCGCCGGTGGTGCTCGACTTCGCCGACACCGCCGGCTCGACGGGCCACGGCCTGCTCCCGACCGGGCACCTCGTGGACACTGTGGACGGTGTGCCGGTGACCTGTGTGGACAACGGCATGCCGGTGGTCGTCGCGCGGGCCGCCGACTTCGGGCTCACCGGCTACGAAACGCCTGAGCAGCTCAAGGCCGACACCGCGCTGCGGGACCGGATCCAGTCGCTGCGATTGCGGGCGGCCGAGCTGATGGGCCTCGGCGACGTGCGCGACAGCTCGGTCCCGAAGACCACGCTCGTCGCGCCGCCCGTCGACGGTGGCACGATCTGCACCCGCACGTTCATCCCGCTCGAACCGCACACGTCGATCGGGGTGCTCGGGGCCGTCAGCGTGGCCACGGCGCTCCTGCTGGACGGCGCCGTCGGGCACGAGCTGGCGAAGCTGCCCGGCACCTCGCGCATCGACGTCGAGCACCCGACCGGCCACCTGCAGGTCGAGGTCGAGGTGGACCCGGGCGAGACCCCGCCGCGGGTGCGCCGCAGCGGGGTCGTGCGCACGGCCCGGAAGCTGTTCGACGGCACGGTTTTCCCGCGCTGA
- a CDS encoding GntR family transcriptional regulator produces MPTTPKEGEVGKHAALDALRAALLAGDVVPGQRLVEAELAETFGVTRASMRAALIDLTAEGLVERIPHRGARVRVVSIEEAVAITECRMVLEGLCAAKAAEKVSDDEIDSLRELAKRLQAAVDEGESMKYSELNRELHRTVREIAGQSVAAELLERLHGQIVRHQFRLAMRAGRPHVSLPEHLAIIDAIARRDPDAAEQAARAHLRSVITALRETDN; encoded by the coding sequence ATGCCCACCACGCCGAAGGAAGGGGAGGTCGGCAAGCACGCCGCGCTCGACGCGCTGCGGGCCGCCCTTTTGGCGGGCGACGTCGTCCCGGGGCAGCGCCTGGTGGAGGCCGAGCTGGCCGAAACCTTCGGCGTCACGCGCGCGAGCATGCGGGCCGCCCTGATCGACCTGACCGCGGAAGGCCTGGTGGAGCGTATTCCGCACCGCGGGGCCCGGGTGCGGGTGGTGTCGATCGAGGAGGCCGTGGCCATCACCGAGTGCCGCATGGTGCTCGAAGGCCTGTGCGCGGCCAAGGCGGCCGAGAAGGTAAGCGACGACGAGATCGACTCGCTGCGTGAGCTGGCGAAGCGGCTGCAGGCCGCCGTCGACGAGGGCGAGTCGATGAAGTACTCCGAGCTGAACCGCGAGCTGCACCGCACGGTGCGGGAGATCGCGGGTCAGTCCGTGGCGGCGGAGCTGCTGGAGCGGCTCCACGGCCAGATCGTCCGCCACCAGTTCCGGCTCGCCATGCGCGCGGGCCGGCCGCACGTATCGCTGCCCGAGCACCTGGCGATCATCGACGCGATCGCCCGCCGCGACCCGGACGCCGCCGAGCAAGCGGCCCGGGCGCACCTGCGCAGCGTGATCACCGCGCTGCGCGAGACCGACAACTGA
- a CDS encoding 4-carboxy-4-hydroxy-2-oxoadipate aldolase/oxaloacetate decarboxylase: protein MNNVVVTDVPRAPGGKIDELAGFGVATVHEALGRVGYVGTEHRPLHRGSRIGGSAVTALCWPGDNMMIHAAVEQCQPGDILVVTTASPSTDGMFGELLATSLVSRGVRGLVIDAGVRDVAELKEMGFPVWSRAISAQGTVKATAGSVNVPVTVGGQTIHAGDVILADDDGVLRVAQIDVERGITASKARLAKEEATRAALAGGELGLDRYGLREKLTSLGVRWVTAEEYAKEQA, encoded by the coding sequence ATGAACAACGTGGTGGTGACCGACGTCCCCCGGGCGCCCGGCGGCAAGATCGACGAGCTGGCCGGCTTCGGGGTCGCCACGGTGCACGAGGCGCTCGGGCGCGTCGGCTACGTCGGCACCGAGCACCGCCCGCTGCACCGCGGCTCCCGCATCGGCGGTTCGGCCGTGACGGCGCTGTGCTGGCCCGGCGACAACATGATGATCCACGCCGCGGTCGAGCAGTGCCAGCCGGGCGACATCCTCGTCGTCACCACCGCTTCCCCTTCGACCGACGGGATGTTCGGCGAGCTGCTCGCCACGTCGCTGGTGTCGCGCGGCGTGCGGGGTCTCGTGATCGACGCGGGCGTGCGTGATGTTGCGGAGCTCAAGGAAATGGGCTTCCCGGTGTGGTCGCGGGCGATCAGCGCGCAGGGCACTGTGAAGGCGACGGCCGGTTCGGTCAACGTGCCGGTGACCGTCGGCGGACAGACCATCCACGCCGGCGACGTGATCCTGGCCGACGACGACGGCGTGCTGCGAGTCGCGCAGATCGACGTCGAACGGGGCATCACCGCTTCGAAGGCGCGTCTGGCCAAGGAGGAAGCCACACGGGCGGCCCTCGCCGGCGGTGAGCTGGGGCTCGACCGCTACGGGCTGCGCGAGAAACTCACTTCGCTGGGCGTGCGGTGGGTGACCGCCGAGGAGTACGCGAAGGAGCAGGCGTGA
- a CDS encoding amidohydrolase family protein — translation MSAFTADPGWLSYDPDPSKPAFVLPPGTVDVHTHVFGPGDKFPYAPERKYTPTDAGKEKLFALRDFLGIERQVIVQATCHGADNSALVDALDAAGERSRGIATIRGTESDEELARLHTAGVRGIRLNFVRRLVDPKPDAYYHDLVARIAPLGWHIVIYFEAADLAEKWDLFTSLPTTVLVDHMGRPDVTKPVDGPEFGRFRTLLREHPNFHVKVTGPERLTVAGPPYDDVVPFGRALVEEFPDRVLWGTDWPHPNMKSHMPDDGTLVDFVPRIAPSAEARQKLLVDNPMRLYWAD, via the coding sequence GTGAGCGCGTTCACGGCCGACCCCGGCTGGCTCTCCTACGACCCCGACCCGTCGAAGCCGGCCTTCGTGCTTCCGCCGGGCACCGTCGACGTGCACACGCACGTGTTCGGCCCGGGCGACAAGTTTCCCTATGCGCCGGAACGCAAGTACACGCCGACCGACGCCGGCAAGGAGAAGCTGTTCGCCCTGCGCGACTTCCTGGGCATCGAGCGCCAGGTGATCGTGCAGGCGACCTGCCACGGTGCCGACAACAGCGCTCTGGTCGACGCGCTCGACGCGGCGGGCGAGCGCTCCCGCGGCATCGCGACGATCCGCGGCACCGAGTCCGACGAGGAGCTCGCCCGGCTGCACACGGCCGGCGTGCGCGGCATCCGGCTGAACTTCGTCCGCCGGCTCGTGGACCCGAAGCCCGACGCGTACTACCACGACCTGGTCGCGCGGATCGCGCCGCTGGGCTGGCACATCGTGATCTATTTCGAGGCCGCGGACCTCGCCGAGAAGTGGGACCTGTTCACCTCGCTGCCGACCACGGTCCTGGTGGACCACATGGGCCGCCCGGACGTGACGAAACCCGTCGACGGCCCGGAGTTCGGCCGCTTCCGCACCCTGCTGCGCGAGCACCCGAACTTCCACGTGAAGGTCACCGGCCCGGAACGCCTCACGGTGGCCGGACCGCCGTACGACGACGTGGTGCCCTTCGGCCGCGCGCTCGTGGAGGAGTTCCCGGACCGCGTCCTGTGGGGCACCGACTGGCCGCACCCCAACATGAAGAGCCACATGCCCGACGACGGCACGCTGGTCGACTTCGTGCCCCGCATCGCACCGAGCGCCGAAGCGCGGCAGAAGCTGTTGGTGGACAACCCGATGCGGCTCTACTGGGCTGACTGA
- a CDS encoding MFS transporter, with translation MTGPATSPPAASGAKTSTRNAVIGASFGFFVDMFDVYLPVVALTPAMNYFLPPSVSAGSRAVITSLIFVATLLGRPLGSMIFGRLADKVGRRRVTLWSITGCGICTLLIALLPGYHAVGLLGVVLLVVLRLIDGVFLGGEYTGATPLAMEAVPTGKRGWYGGLVGMGFPISYCAISLVTFVMLRIAPSGGVNSAYSQWGWRVPFLVGALLCAVFCWYFSRTVEESETWKSAKKSRTPIRDVLVGSSRKQFLQVFVIMSGIWFASNLASGLLPSALQFQAHVSAQQVTAALVIVQAIHSVLFPFLGALSEKIGRRKFLAWSGIGIGVVCSAAFATISLGWWSGFGAVLLLTFVIRISGGSTFAVTPSYLCERFPPAVRGSGFGLGYSMPLILTSFYAYYQDWLGHIMPSGLTAAALLVLGGALVFVGSLIGPETKDVDLGVAAAGQPQPKAVTA, from the coding sequence ATGACCGGACCGGCCACGTCACCGCCCGCCGCCTCGGGGGCCAAGACTTCGACCCGCAACGCCGTCATCGGCGCCTCCTTCGGCTTCTTCGTCGACATGTTCGACGTGTATCTGCCGGTGGTGGCGCTGACGCCCGCGATGAACTACTTCCTCCCGCCCTCCGTTTCCGCGGGCAGCCGGGCCGTGATCACTTCGCTGATCTTCGTGGCCACCCTGCTCGGGCGGCCGCTCGGCTCGATGATCTTCGGCCGCCTCGCCGACAAGGTCGGCCGCCGCCGCGTGACGCTGTGGTCGATCACCGGCTGCGGCATCTGCACGCTGCTCATCGCGCTGCTGCCCGGCTACCACGCCGTGGGCCTGCTCGGCGTGGTGCTGCTGGTGGTGCTGCGCCTGATCGACGGCGTGTTCCTCGGCGGCGAGTACACCGGCGCCACCCCGCTCGCCATGGAGGCGGTCCCGACCGGCAAACGCGGTTGGTACGGCGGCCTCGTGGGCATGGGCTTCCCGATCTCGTACTGCGCCATTTCGCTGGTGACCTTCGTGATGTTGCGCATCGCGCCCTCCGGTGGCGTGAACTCGGCCTACTCCCAGTGGGGCTGGCGCGTGCCGTTCCTCGTGGGCGCGCTGCTGTGCGCGGTGTTCTGCTGGTACTTCTCGCGCACCGTCGAGGAGTCCGAGACGTGGAAGTCGGCGAAGAAGTCGCGCACGCCGATCCGCGACGTGCTCGTGGGTTCCTCTCGCAAGCAGTTCCTCCAGGTGTTCGTGATCATGAGCGGCATCTGGTTCGCCTCGAACCTCGCTTCCGGCCTGCTGCCCAGTGCGCTGCAGTTCCAGGCGCACGTGTCGGCGCAGCAGGTGACGGCGGCGCTCGTGATCGTGCAGGCAATCCATTCCGTGCTGTTCCCGTTCCTGGGTGCGTTGTCGGAGAAGATCGGCCGGCGCAAGTTCCTCGCGTGGTCCGGCATCGGCATCGGCGTGGTCTGCTCCGCCGCGTTCGCCACGATCAGCCTCGGCTGGTGGTCGGGCTTCGGCGCGGTGCTGTTGCTGACCTTCGTGATCCGGATCTCGGGTGGCAGCACGTTCGCCGTCACGCCGTCGTACCTGTGCGAGCGGTTCCCGCCCGCCGTGCGCGGCAGCGGCTTCGGTCTCGGCTACAGCATGCCGCTGATCCTGACCTCGTTCTACGCCTACTACCAGGACTGGCTCGGGCACATCATGCCGTCGGGCCTCACCGCCGCGGCCCTGCTCGTGCTCGGTGGCGCGCTCGTGTTCGTCGGCTCGCTGATCGGCCCGGAGACCAAGGACGTCGACCTCGGCGTCGCGGCCGCGGGCCAGCCGCAGCCGAAGGCGGTGACAGCGTGA
- a CDS encoding NAD(P)-dependent oxidoreductase, producing the protein MTTIALLGLGEVGSVLAEDLTGVDLAAWDVALADPSSAAARNAERFGLVSAVDAHDAVREADLVISAVTAANDLTAAKSIVDGLPAGCWFLDLNSAAPGQKQASAEVIEKAGGRYVEAAVMSPINPKRLAAPMLLGGPHAAEFAEFARPLGFTGLEVYADVVGRAAATKLCRSVVIKGVEALLTESLLAAREWGVEGRVLGSLSNLLPSDDWESLAAYMISRSLEHGVRRAEELREAAVTVAETGVEPVMAEAIARRQDWAAAHRPADLGDLESRLLPLLDAVRTRMSEEDAKGDTE; encoded by the coding sequence GTGACGACGATCGCGTTGCTGGGCCTCGGTGAGGTGGGTTCCGTGCTGGCGGAAGACCTCACCGGGGTGGACCTCGCGGCGTGGGACGTGGCGCTGGCGGATCCGTCGAGCGCCGCGGCGCGCAACGCCGAACGGTTCGGGCTGGTGTCCGCTGTGGACGCGCACGACGCCGTTCGCGAAGCCGATCTGGTGATCAGTGCCGTGACCGCGGCCAACGACCTCACCGCGGCCAAGTCGATCGTCGACGGGCTGCCCGCCGGCTGCTGGTTCCTCGACCTCAACTCCGCGGCACCCGGCCAGAAGCAGGCCTCCGCCGAGGTGATCGAGAAGGCCGGCGGCCGCTACGTCGAGGCCGCCGTGATGTCGCCCATCAACCCCAAGCGGCTCGCGGCCCCGATGCTGCTCGGCGGCCCGCACGCGGCGGAGTTCGCGGAGTTCGCGCGTCCGCTCGGCTTCACCGGGCTGGAGGTCTACGCCGACGTGGTCGGCCGGGCCGCGGCCACCAAGCTCTGCCGTTCCGTGGTGATCAAGGGCGTCGAAGCCCTGCTCACCGAGTCGCTGCTCGCCGCGCGCGAGTGGGGCGTGGAGGGACGCGTCCTCGGGTCGCTGTCGAACCTGCTGCCCAGCGACGACTGGGAGAGCCTCGCCGCATACATGATTTCCCGCTCGCTGGAGCACGGCGTCCGCCGGGCCGAGGAGCTGCGGGAAGCCGCCGTGACCGTGGCCGAGACCGGCGTCGAGCCCGTGATGGCGGAAGCGATCGCACGCCGCCAGGACTGGGCGGCGGCCCACCGGCCCGCAGACCTCGGCGACCTGGAGTCGCGGCTGCTGCCGCTGCTCGACGCGGTCCGCACGCGAATGTCCGAAGAAGACGCGAAAGGCGACACCGAGTGA
- a CDS encoding MFS transporter, which produces MLESRVVRKLSLRLLPVLIIGYFLAIIDRANLGVAALTMNADLGIGATAFGFAASVFFVPYVLLEVPSNLAMARFGARWWIARILVTWGIISAAHALVWDVPSLYVARALLGAAEAGFFPGVIFYLTLWFPAAHRGRIMATFTAGIPVALIIGTPLSGLILNLEGRLGLHGWQWVYLIEGVPAVLMGIMMPWLLPKSPDKAKFLDEEERAWLTGTLAREAAEREALGERGSTRRKVLKTLLSPKVLMFAVAYYGLTNLNGAVSTFLPQILKPFGLGNTATTFVAAIPYVFGLIGMLVLGRLADRPGLRATSLYIALGVSLVGLVASAVFDAPVVKLVALCVAAFGVFGVLPTFWGLPTAILTGAAAAGGIALINALGNLSSVVNPAVIGAIDAKTGSFDGGLLWLAAMAVVAILAVTVILLVWRPARRALVTVPSKQEV; this is translated from the coding sequence ATGCTCGAGTCACGTGTGGTGCGGAAGCTGTCGCTGAGACTGCTGCCCGTCTTGATCATCGGTTACTTCCTGGCGATCATCGACCGCGCGAACCTGGGGGTCGCCGCGCTCACGATGAACGCCGACCTCGGGATCGGCGCCACCGCGTTCGGGTTCGCCGCGAGTGTGTTCTTCGTGCCGTACGTGCTGCTCGAGGTGCCCTCGAACCTCGCGATGGCCAGGTTCGGAGCCCGCTGGTGGATCGCGCGCATCCTCGTGACCTGGGGGATCATCTCCGCCGCCCACGCGCTGGTGTGGGACGTGCCGAGCCTTTACGTCGCGCGCGCCCTGCTGGGCGCGGCCGAGGCCGGCTTCTTCCCGGGCGTGATCTTCTACCTGACGCTGTGGTTCCCCGCCGCGCACCGCGGCCGCATCATGGCGACGTTCACCGCCGGCATCCCGGTGGCCCTGATCATCGGCACGCCGCTGTCGGGTCTGATCCTCAATCTCGAAGGCCGGCTCGGCCTGCACGGCTGGCAGTGGGTGTACCTGATCGAGGGTGTGCCCGCCGTGCTGATGGGGATCATGATGCCGTGGCTGCTGCCGAAGAGCCCGGACAAAGCGAAGTTCCTCGACGAGGAGGAACGCGCCTGGCTCACCGGCACTCTCGCCCGCGAGGCCGCCGAACGCGAGGCGCTGGGCGAGCGCGGCAGCACCCGGCGCAAGGTGCTGAAGACGCTGCTGAGCCCGAAGGTGCTCATGTTCGCCGTGGCGTACTACGGCCTGACGAACCTCAACGGCGCGGTGTCGACGTTCCTGCCGCAGATCCTCAAGCCGTTCGGGCTCGGGAACACCGCGACCACGTTCGTCGCCGCGATCCCGTACGTGTTCGGGCTCATCGGCATGCTGGTGCTCGGGCGCCTGGCCGACCGGCCGGGGCTGCGGGCGACGAGCCTGTACATCGCGCTCGGCGTGTCGCTGGTCGGGCTGGTCGCGTCGGCGGTGTTCGACGCGCCGGTGGTGAAGCTCGTCGCGCTGTGCGTGGCCGCGTTCGGCGTCTTCGGCGTGCTGCCGACGTTCTGGGGACTGCCGACGGCGATCCTCACCGGGGCGGCGGCCGCGGGTGGCATCGCGTTGATCAACGCGCTCGGCAACCTCTCGAGTGTCGTGAACCCGGCCGTGATCGGGGCGATCGACGCGAAGACCGGCAGCTTCGACGGCGGCCTGCTGTGGCTTGCCGCGATGGCGGTGGTCGCGATCCTGGCGGTCACGGTGATCCTGCTCGTCTGGCGGCCGGCGCGACGGGCCTTGGTGACTGTGCCTTCGAAGCAGGAGGTCTGA
- a CDS encoding enolase C-terminal domain-like protein → MRIAEVRLRRLKGVLPTDGDLWEERLVRPLDVYPEYRARDDHEGGVQRPGGFEITTFFVEIETDEGLVGRAGPVPETVAWLVAHELRPLLLGRDPIAGEKLWDQLHRAQVHGRGGQPMLAISAVDNALWDLRGKWLGQPVYRLLGGPTRDEVPAYASMLGFAVQDLDRVRERAVEFRDRGYRAQKWFFRHGPASGYEGLRANVALVRTLREAVGEDYDLMFDCWQSMDVTYVTELASRIAEFRPRWLEEVVMPDRIDGYALLRQRLAVPLAGAEHEYTRWGFRRFVDAGALDVLQPDLYWCGGLSEALKIAAYGTAHDLQVIPHGHSATATLHFSLTQSPAHTPYQEDLVKWNQVHQLFLASPVNPAGGVLSPSDAPGLGMELDAGRVDADDVVFA, encoded by the coding sequence GTGCGTATCGCCGAAGTGCGGTTGCGGCGGCTGAAGGGTGTGCTGCCTACCGACGGCGACCTGTGGGAGGAACGGCTGGTCCGCCCGCTCGACGTCTACCCCGAGTATCGCGCCCGCGACGACCACGAGGGCGGCGTGCAGCGGCCCGGCGGGTTCGAGATCACCACGTTCTTCGTGGAGATCGAGACCGACGAGGGCCTGGTCGGGCGCGCCGGCCCCGTGCCGGAGACGGTGGCGTGGCTGGTGGCGCACGAGCTGCGGCCGCTGCTGCTCGGCCGCGACCCGATCGCGGGGGAGAAGCTGTGGGACCAGCTGCACCGCGCGCAGGTGCACGGACGCGGCGGCCAGCCGATGCTGGCGATCAGCGCGGTGGACAACGCGTTGTGGGACCTGCGCGGCAAGTGGCTCGGGCAGCCGGTGTACCGCCTGCTCGGCGGGCCGACGCGGGACGAGGTGCCGGCGTACGCGTCGATGCTCGGCTTTGCGGTGCAGGACCTGGACCGCGTGCGCGAGCGGGCCGTGGAGTTCCGGGACCGCGGGTACCGGGCGCAGAAGTGGTTCTTCCGCCACGGCCCGGCGAGCGGGTACGAGGGGCTGCGCGCGAACGTCGCTCTCGTCCGGACGCTGCGCGAGGCCGTCGGCGAGGACTACGACCTGATGTTCGACTGCTGGCAGTCGATGGACGTCACCTACGTGACGGAGCTGGCTTCGCGGATCGCCGAGTTCCGGCCGCGGTGGCTCGAGGAAGTGGTGATGCCGGACCGGATAGACGGCTACGCGTTGCTGCGGCAGCGGCTGGCGGTGCCGCTCGCGGGGGCGGAGCACGAGTACACGCGCTGGGGTTTCCGGCGGTTCGTGGACGCCGGCGCGCTGGACGTGCTGCAGCCCGACCTGTATTGGTGCGGCGGGCTTTCCGAGGCGCTGAAGATCGCGGCCTACGGCACGGCTCACGACCTCCAGGTGATCCCGCACGGCCACTCCGCGACGGCGACACTGCACTTCTCGCTGACGCAGTCACCGGCCCACACGCCGTACCAGGAGGATCTGGTGAAGTGGAACCAGGTGCACCAGCTGTTCCTGGCTTCGCCGGTGAACCCGGCCGGCGGGGTGCTTTCGCCGTCGGACGCGCCAGGCCTGGGCATGGAGCTGGACGCGGGCCGCGTCGACGCCGACGACGTCGTTTTCGCTTGA
- a CDS encoding amidohydrolase family protein — MIIDCHGHYTTVPAAHTSWRDAQRAAYDAGTAAPAYPEIGDDELRESVQGQLGLMADRGVDLTVFSPRASAMGHHIGDEAVSTEWARVCNDLVHRVTTLYPEKFVGVCQLPQSPGVPVEHSVAELRRCVEELGFVGCNLNPDPSGGHWTAPPLTDKSWYPFYEAMVELDVPAMVHVSASDNPSFHATGAHYLNADTTAFMQFLQSDLFTDFPALRFVIPHGGGAVPYHWGRYRGLADMLGRPEPDEGVMPNVFFDTCVYHQPGINLLFDVINVDNVLFGSEMVGAVRGIDSRTGHHFDDTRRYVDALGLSDEDKTKVYEGNVRRVYPRLDQALKARGV, encoded by the coding sequence GTGATCATCGACTGTCACGGCCACTACACGACCGTGCCCGCGGCCCACACGAGCTGGCGGGACGCGCAGCGCGCCGCGTACGACGCGGGGACCGCCGCTCCGGCGTACCCGGAGATCGGCGACGACGAGCTGCGCGAATCGGTGCAGGGCCAGCTCGGGCTGATGGCCGACCGCGGCGTGGACCTCACGGTGTTCTCGCCGCGCGCGTCGGCGATGGGCCACCACATCGGTGACGAGGCCGTGAGCACCGAGTGGGCGCGGGTGTGCAACGACCTCGTCCACCGCGTCACCACGCTCTACCCCGAGAAGTTCGTCGGCGTCTGCCAGCTGCCGCAGTCGCCGGGAGTCCCGGTGGAGCACTCCGTGGCCGAGCTGCGCCGCTGCGTGGAGGAGCTCGGGTTCGTGGGCTGCAACCTCAACCCCGACCCGAGCGGCGGGCACTGGACCGCGCCGCCGCTCACCGACAAGAGCTGGTATCCGTTCTACGAAGCCATGGTGGAGCTCGACGTGCCGGCCATGGTGCACGTGTCGGCCTCGGACAACCCGAGCTTCCACGCCACGGGCGCGCACTACCTCAACGCCGACACCACGGCGTTCATGCAGTTCCTGCAGTCGGACCTGTTCACCGACTTCCCGGCACTGCGCTTCGTGATCCCGCACGGCGGCGGAGCGGTGCCGTACCACTGGGGCCGCTACCGCGGGCTCGCCGACATGCTCGGCCGCCCGGAGCCCGACGAAGGTGTCATGCCGAACGTCTTCTTCGACACGTGCGTGTACCACCAGCCGGGCATCAACCTGCTCTTCGACGTGATCAACGTGGACAACGTGCTGTTCGGCTCGGAGATGGTCGGTGCCGTGCGGGGCATCGACTCGCGCACCGGGCACCACTTCGACGACACCCGCCGCTACGTCGACGCGCTCGGACTGTCCGATGAGGACAAGACGAAGGTGTACGAGGGCAACGTGCGCCGCGTCTACCCGCGCCTGGACCAGGCGCTGAAGGCGAGGGGCGTGTGA